From Aristaeella lactis, the proteins below share one genomic window:
- a CDS encoding GNAT family N-acetyltransferase, with product MNVQFMKAGTSDALVLNSISKQAFDSDVEVGAASPGGPPGYQSVPFHLKMARTDHLFKLADENGVILGGAILFRQGDTLNVGRIFIDPKHFRKGYGIFMMQEIETLFPEVKVFTLDTPGWNTRTNAFYTKLGYSEVKRDSDFIYYSKNR from the coding sequence GTGAATGTACAGTTCATGAAAGCCGGGACTTCAGACGCCCTGGTGTTGAACAGCATCTCCAAACAGGCTTTCGACAGCGATGTGGAGGTGGGAGCTGCTTCCCCGGGCGGTCCGCCCGGATATCAGTCCGTCCCGTTCCATCTCAAAATGGCCAGGACGGACCATCTGTTCAAACTGGCTGATGAGAACGGCGTGATCCTTGGCGGCGCGATTCTGTTCCGCCAGGGGGACACGCTGAACGTCGGAAGGATATTCATTGATCCAAAGCACTTCCGGAAAGGGTACGGTATCTTCATGATGCAGGAAATCGAGACCCTGTTTCCGGAGGTAAAGGTTTTTACGCTTGACACTCCCGGCTGGAATACCCGGACAAACGCTTTCTACACCAAACTGGGGTATTCGGAAGTGAAGCGTGACAGTGACTTTATTTACTATTCGAAAAACCGCTGA